One Verrucomicrobiia bacterium genomic window carries:
- a CDS encoding efflux RND transporter permease subunit, with translation MSVSEPFIRRPVGTSLLAAGLFLAGIIAYHFLPVAPIPRVDFPMISVSASLPGADPATVASTVAAPLEKRLGQISGVSEITSVSTLGGAGITIQFNLDRNVDGAARDVQAAINAAAGDLPINLPAPPTYRKVNPADAPVMILAMTSQTLPPTQIYDYGDTIIAQRLSQVEGVSQVYISGAAKNAIRVQVNPAVLASAGLSLEDVRALLGQVNVDEPKGSLEGNGLAYTLDSNDQLLVARDYQRLVLAEKPKGPVKLSAVGQAFDGLENTLQAGWSGTNVAVLVIIFKQADANVLETVQRIKTELPHLAEWLPPAVRLTAISDRTRTIESSVKEVQFSLMLSIALVVMVIFLFLRRFWPTFIASITVPLALAGTFAGMYFCHYTLDNLSLMAITISVGFVVDDAIVVIENIYRHIEHGEAAFPAALKGARQIGFTIVSMTTSLVAVFIPLLFMSGLIGRLFHEFAVTLSIAVLISGVLSLTLTPMMCSRFLRAEATYGPPGMFYRSAERGFKWMLGGYESALRWVLRYQAFMLVVFFVTMATTVVLYLFIPKGFFPQQDTGGLMGTTEAAQDISFKAMKKLHQQALSIVMADPAVESIGSFLSGSGNSVVNNGRMFITLKPVEQRNVTADQVINRLRRKLSVLPGITLYMQASQDIRVGGRMSKAQYQYALQSSDLDELKHWSAVLLDKLRQEPLLRDVTSDQLTGGLQSNVVVDRDAAARLGISLAAIDNTLYDAFGQRQVSTMYKRYNQHFVVLEAEPRFLLDPESLQQIFVKSSTGLLVPLSAVAKFETGNTYLSVNHQGQFPAVTLSFNLALGASLGAATEAVQRVVESLHIPSVVQGSFQGTAQVFQASMASTPVLALAALIAVYVVLGMLYESLIHPITILSTLPSAGVGALLALLATHLELSLVSFIGIILLIGIVKKNAILMIDFALEAERNDGASPEEAIYQACIIRFRPIMMTTMAALFGAVPLAIGLGAGSELRKPLGIAIVGGLIVSQALTLFTTPVVYLLFEHIRRWFARWRPQWPALRRRRATAETA, from the coding sequence GTGAGCGTTTCTGAGCCATTCATCCGCCGGCCAGTCGGCACGTCGTTGCTGGCGGCGGGACTGTTCCTGGCCGGAATCATCGCCTATCATTTCCTTCCGGTCGCCCCCATCCCGCGCGTGGATTTCCCGATGATCAGTGTTTCGGCCTCGCTGCCGGGGGCCGACCCTGCGACGGTCGCCTCGACGGTCGCCGCCCCGCTTGAAAAACGCCTGGGCCAAATCTCCGGCGTCTCCGAAATCACCTCCGTCAGCACCCTGGGCGGGGCGGGCATCACTATCCAGTTCAATTTGGATCGCAACGTCGATGGCGCGGCGCGGGATGTGCAAGCGGCCATCAATGCCGCCGCAGGCGACCTGCCCATCAACCTGCCCGCCCCTCCCACCTACCGAAAGGTCAATCCCGCCGATGCCCCGGTCATGATCCTGGCCATGACTTCTCAAACCTTGCCGCCTACACAAATCTACGATTATGGCGACACCATCATCGCCCAACGCCTCAGCCAGGTCGAAGGCGTCAGCCAGGTCTATATCAGCGGTGCGGCCAAAAATGCCATTCGCGTCCAGGTCAACCCCGCCGTCCTGGCCTCGGCCGGGCTGAGCCTGGAAGACGTCCGCGCCCTGCTCGGACAGGTCAATGTGGATGAACCCAAGGGCAGTCTGGAAGGAAACGGCCTGGCCTACACTCTGGACAGTAACGATCAACTCCTGGTGGCGCGCGATTACCAGCGGCTCGTGCTGGCCGAAAAGCCGAAGGGCCCTGTCAAACTCTCCGCCGTTGGCCAGGCCTTTGACGGCCTGGAGAACACCCTCCAAGCCGGGTGGTCCGGCACCAATGTCGCCGTCCTGGTCATCATCTTTAAACAGGCCGACGCGAATGTACTCGAGACGGTGCAACGCATCAAAACAGAGCTGCCTCACCTGGCGGAATGGTTGCCGCCGGCAGTCAGGCTCACTGCCATTAGCGATCGGACGCGCACCATCGAGTCCTCGGTTAAGGAAGTCCAGTTTTCCCTGATGCTGAGCATCGCCCTGGTCGTGATGGTCATTTTCCTGTTCTTGCGGCGCTTCTGGCCCACCTTCATCGCCAGTATCACCGTCCCGCTCGCATTGGCAGGGACGTTTGCCGGGATGTACTTCTGCCATTATACCCTGGATAATCTCTCCTTAATGGCGATCACCATTTCCGTCGGGTTCGTTGTCGATGACGCCATCGTCGTTATTGAAAACATCTATCGCCATATCGAGCACGGCGAAGCGGCATTTCCCGCGGCCCTCAAAGGAGCCAGACAAATCGGCTTCACCATCGTTTCGATGACCACCTCGTTGGTGGCTGTGTTTATTCCGTTGCTGTTCATGAGCGGGTTGATTGGCCGTTTGTTTCACGAATTTGCCGTGACGTTGAGCATCGCCGTCCTGATCTCCGGTGTGCTTTCTCTGACCCTTACCCCGATGATGTGCTCGCGCTTCTTGCGCGCCGAGGCCACATACGGACCCCCGGGCATGTTCTATCGCTCCGCCGAGCGCGGGTTTAAGTGGATGCTGGGCGGGTACGAATCCGCGTTGCGTTGGGTCCTGCGCTATCAGGCATTTATGCTGGTGGTGTTCTTCGTGACCATGGCCACAACTGTCGTGCTGTACTTGTTTATTCCCAAGGGCTTCTTTCCACAGCAGGACACCGGCGGGCTGATGGGCACGACCGAGGCGGCCCAGGACATCTCGTTCAAAGCGATGAAGAAGCTTCACCAGCAGGCTCTTTCGATTGTCATGGCTGACCCGGCAGTCGAGTCGATTGGCTCGTTCCTCAGCGGCAGCGGCAACTCGGTCGTCAATAATGGCCGCATGTTCATTACCCTCAAACCAGTCGAACAACGCAATGTCACGGCGGACCAGGTGATTAACCGCTTGCGCCGCAAGCTGTCGGTTCTGCCAGGCATCACGCTTTATATGCAGGCCAGTCAGGACATCCGGGTCGGAGGACGCATGAGCAAGGCCCAATATCAGTACGCCCTCCAATCGAGCGACCTGGACGAACTCAAACACTGGTCGGCGGTGCTCCTGGATAAATTGCGCCAGGAACCCTTGTTGCGCGACGTGACCAGCGACCAACTCACGGGCGGATTGCAGTCCAACGTGGTGGTCGATCGCGATGCCGCCGCGCGCCTGGGTATCTCACTGGCCGCTATCGACAACACTCTCTATGACGCCTTCGGGCAGCGCCAGGTCTCGACAATGTATAAACGATACAACCAGCATTTTGTGGTTTTGGAAGCTGAACCGCGCTTTCTTCTCGACCCTGAGTCTCTCCAACAAATCTTTGTCAAATCCTCCACGGGCCTGCTCGTCCCTTTATCGGCCGTAGCCAAATTTGAGACGGGCAACACCTACCTCTCGGTGAATCACCAGGGTCAATTCCCGGCAGTCACCCTTTCATTCAACCTGGCCCTCGGCGCCTCGTTGGGCGCGGCGACGGAAGCCGTGCAGCGCGTGGTGGAGAGCCTCCACATACCCTCGGTGGTGCAAGGCAGCTTTCAAGGGACGGCGCAGGTATTCCAGGCATCGATGGCGAGCACGCCGGTCCTGGCGCTGGCCGCCTTGATTGCGGTGTATGTCGTCCTGGGGATGCTTTACGAGAGCCTCATCCATCCCATCACCATCCTCTCGACGCTGCCTTCTGCTGGCGTGGGGGCGCTGCTGGCCTTGCTGGCAACACACCTCGAACTGTCTCTGGTCTCTTTCATCGGCATCATCCTGCTTATCGGCATTGTGAAGAAAAACGCCATCCTGATGATCGATTTCGCCCTCGAAGCCGAGCGCAACGACGGCGCCTCGCCGGAGGAGGCCATTTACCAGGCCTGCATCATTCGCTTTCGCCCCATCATGATGACGACAATGGCTGCCTTGTTTGGCGCTGTGCCGCTGGCCATCGGACTCGGCGCCGGCTCGGAATTGCGCAAACCTCTGGGCATCGCCATCGTCGGCGGCCTAATCGTTTCCCAGGCGCTCACGCTCTTCACAACACCCGTGGTTTATCTCTTATTCGAACACATCCGCCGCTGGTTCGCCCGCTGGCGCCCGCAATGGCCCGCCCTCCGGCGCCGCCGCGCCACAGCCGAGACTGCATAA
- a CDS encoding PIN domain-containing protein has protein sequence MVGATDPARTVLEISLDTAAAYAEIRQTLKERASPIFSNDVWIAALARHHNLSILSADPHFDSVPGIRRISW, from the coding sequence TTGGTCGGAGCAACTGACCCGGCACGGACGGTGCTTGAAATCTCCCTGGACACCGCTGCCGCTTACGCCGAAATTCGGCAAACCTTGAAGGAGCGCGCCAGTCCCATCTTTTCCAACGATGTCTGGATTGCCGCCCTGGCCCGGCACCACAATTTATCCATCCTGAGCGCCGATCCCCACTTCGACAGCGTCCCTGGCATCCGCCGGATCAGTTGGTGA